A region from the Curtobacterium sp. MCBA15_012 genome encodes:
- a CDS encoding nuclease-related domain-containing protein, giving the protein MGTNDTTGAGASAQREYDRRRASDEAKIRETWGDGTIGTIAVALSGERQSTVAWKSGAAGEAEVGRALDAIANEHVVVLHDRRIPRSRANIDHIVITRSGVWVIDAKRYRNKRPRLQVEGGLFRPRTEKLVIGGDRTKLVDGVLRQVALVQDVVGPVSVHGALCFVDADWPLFGGSFTVRGIDVCWPRRLSTQLTALEGAVDATAVAAAIAAHFPPA; this is encoded by the coding sequence ATGGGGACGAACGACACCACCGGCGCCGGCGCCTCCGCTCAGCGCGAGTACGACCGCCGGCGGGCGAGCGACGAGGCGAAAATCCGCGAGACGTGGGGCGACGGCACCATCGGCACGATCGCCGTCGCGCTCTCGGGCGAGCGACAGAGTACCGTTGCGTGGAAGTCCGGCGCAGCCGGCGAGGCCGAGGTCGGGCGGGCCCTCGACGCGATCGCCAACGAGCACGTCGTCGTGCTCCACGACCGCCGCATCCCCCGGTCCCGCGCGAACATCGACCACATCGTCATCACCCGCTCCGGCGTCTGGGTCATCGACGCGAAGCGGTACCGGAACAAGCGGCCCCGCCTGCAGGTCGAAGGCGGGCTCTTCAGGCCCCGCACCGAGAAGCTCGTCATCGGCGGGGATCGCACGAAGCTCGTCGACGGTGTGCTCCGTCAGGTCGCGCTCGTGCAGGACGTCGTCGGTCCGGTCAGCGTGCACGGCGCGCTCTGCTTCGTCGATGCGGATTGGCCGCTCTTCGGCGGCTCGTTCACCGTGCGAGGCATCGACGTCTGCTGGCCGAGGCGGCTCTCGACGCAGCTCACCGCGCTCGAGGGGGCGGTCGACGCGACCGCGGTCGCTGCTGCGATCGCCGCGCACTTCCCGCCCGCCTGA
- a CDS encoding plasmid recombination protein: MSYTMTFDASHKVGRGGHAQRFFRHIAREADQQAGFHFPQTNKNIVPERTQNNRTLINDGAGGFRQLVSIDGRPPSHEFHTYLGKRLATVKRPLRKDAVLLRGLILQLDPKWFDDFNPTWRTHGPNKAAVDYMGASFDWAIDEFGLENVLGFSLHLDEYSPQLQVLVTPVTPDGRLSQKDFFKSPSDLRRQHKVLREHMAAAGYDVETRVTERSREHLSSSEFQAKADRLRDAAADAAAEKATYETMRISLKNRSTNLDRREASIGVRETELAAALQEAHRVQETATAARRAAVAVQVATQRARQEAERERDQLRAINERLLHVPPEFEAWLDRRKSNGQPLRHVFESDMARRRAARAEVQRLMDGAPETTTAAQSEADF, translated from the coding sequence ATGAGCTACACGATGACGTTCGATGCGTCCCACAAGGTGGGACGCGGAGGGCACGCGCAGCGGTTTTTCCGCCACATCGCTCGTGAGGCGGATCAGCAGGCCGGCTTCCACTTCCCGCAGACGAATAAGAACATCGTGCCGGAACGGACGCAGAACAACCGCACGCTGATCAACGACGGGGCGGGCGGGTTCCGCCAACTCGTCTCGATCGATGGTCGGCCGCCGTCTCACGAGTTCCACACGTACCTCGGCAAACGTCTCGCGACCGTCAAGCGCCCACTCCGCAAGGACGCCGTTCTCCTCCGAGGGCTCATCCTGCAGCTCGACCCGAAGTGGTTCGACGATTTCAACCCGACGTGGCGCACGCATGGTCCCAACAAGGCGGCTGTCGACTACATGGGTGCCTCGTTCGACTGGGCGATTGATGAGTTCGGGCTCGAGAACGTGCTGGGATTCTCGCTGCACCTCGACGAGTACAGCCCGCAGCTGCAGGTACTCGTCACGCCCGTCACGCCTGACGGGCGCCTGTCCCAGAAGGACTTCTTCAAGAGTCCGAGCGACCTCCGCCGCCAGCACAAGGTCCTCCGCGAGCACATGGCGGCGGCCGGCTACGACGTGGAGACGCGCGTCACCGAGCGATCCCGCGAACACCTCAGTAGTAGCGAATTTCAGGCAAAGGCCGACCGGCTGCGCGACGCAGCCGCAGACGCCGCGGCAGAAAAGGCCACCTACGAGACCATGCGTATCAGCCTCAAGAACCGATCGACGAACCTGGATCGGCGAGAAGCGAGCATCGGTGTCCGTGAGACCGAACTCGCGGCTGCTCTTCAGGAGGCTCATCGAGTGCAAGAGACGGCCACAGCAGCACGTCGCGCCGCTGTAGCGGTCCAGGTGGCCACGCAGCGTGCCCGACAGGAAGCAGAACGGGAGCGTGACCAGCTGCGCGCCATCAATGAGCGGCTGCTGCACGTGCCGCCGGAGTTCGAGGCCTGGCTTGACAGGCGAAAGAGCAATGGCCAGCCGCTGCGCCACGTGTTCGAGTCAGACATGGCTCGCAGGCGGGCCGCTCGCGCAGAGGTGCAGCGACTGATGGACGGGGCTCCCGAGACGACGACCGCGGCGCAATCTGAGGCCGATTTCTGA